The region ATTACCGGCGTTCGGGCGGCAAGCGTTCCTTGTCCGACTACTACACGGCCGCGTACAAAGGCGCGATTTTCGACCGCCGGCTGCGCCGCCATTTCGTGTTTGCCGACCACAGCCTGGCGACCGACAGCGTCTTTTCCGAGGTGCATATGGTGTCATGCCGCAATGTGATGATTTACTTTAACAAGGACCTGCAGGACCGCGCGCTGGGCCTGTTCCATGAAGCGCTGGTCAACCGCGGTTTCCTGGGGCTGGGCATGAAGGAAAGCCTGCATTTCAGCCGGCATGCGGGCAACTTCCGCGAGCTGTGCCAGGTGGAAAAAATCTTCCAGCGGGCTTGAAAGGTGATTTGACCATGCTGCCGCACCGCGCACCGCTGACCACCATCGCCGCGCCGCCGGAAGGCCTGCGCCTGATCGCCATCGGCGCCTCGGCCGGCGGCGTCGAAGCGCTGGGCTTGCTGCTATGCGCCTTGCCGGCCCACTGCCGCGCCAGCGTGGTGGTGGTGCTGCACCTGGCGCCGGGTCGTTCGAGCCGCCTGCCGCTGCTGTATGGTGCGCGTTGCCTGCTGCCGATCCGCGAAGCGCAGGACAAGGAACCCTTGCAGCCGGGAGTGGTGTATTTCGCGCCGCCCGACTACCATTTGCAGATCGAGCCGGAGCGCAGCTTTTCGCTGTCGCTGGAAGCGCCCGTGTATTTTTCGCGCCCATCGATCGACGTGCTGCTGGAAACGGCGGCCAGCACCTACCGGCGCGAGATGCTGGCCATTATCCTGACCGGCGCCTCGGCCGATGGCGCCGAAGGGTTGGCGAAAGTGCGCCAGCTGGGCGGCGGCGCCTGGGTGCAGGACCCGGCGACGGCCTCGTCGGCCACGATGCCGGCCGCCGCGCTGCGGCGCGCGGGCGCCGACCGCGTGCTGGA is a window of Janthinobacterium sp. J1-1 DNA encoding:
- a CDS encoding chemotaxis protein CheB yields the protein MLPHRAPLTTIAAPPEGLRLIAIGASAGGVEALGLLLCALPAHCRASVVVVLHLAPGRSSRLPLLYGARCLLPIREAQDKEPLQPGVVYFAPPDYHLQIEPERSFSLSLEAPVYFSRPSIDVLLETAASTYRREMLAIILTGASADGAEGLAKVRQLGGGAWVQDPATASSATMPAAALRRAGADRVLDVRQLAASLALLAS